In uncultured Methanobacterium sp., a genomic segment contains:
- a CDS encoding 4Fe-4S binding protein, producing the protein MKIEEEKCGYCGACVAVCTQNVLELSGMKLIIHSGCEDCNLCRVVCPMGAINNEKNKV; encoded by the coding sequence ATGAAAATTGAAGAGGAAAAATGTGGATATTGTGGAGCATGCGTGGCGGTTTGTACTCAGAATGTTCTGGAACTATCCGGGATGAAACTTATTATCCATTCGGGGTGTGAAGATTGCAACTTATGCAGGGTAGTATGTCCAATGGGGGCTATTAACAATGAGAAAAATAAAGTATGA